In Manis pentadactyla isolate mManPen7 chromosome 3, mManPen7.hap1, whole genome shotgun sequence, a single window of DNA contains:
- the ST6GALNAC6 gene encoding alpha-N-acetylgalactosaminide alpha-2,6-sialyltransferase 6 isoform X3, which produces MYNPTSLPPGPPAARWREMSSNKEQRSAVFVILFALITILILYSSNSASEVFHYGSLRGRGRRPANLKKWGITDGYVPILGNKTLPSRCHQCVIVTSSSHLLGTKLGPEIERAECTIRMNDAPTTGYSADVGNKTTFRVVAHSSVFRVLRRPQEFVNRTPETIFIFWGPPNKMQKPQGSLVRVIQRAGLVFPNMEAYAVSPGRMRQFDDLFRGETGKDREKSHSWLSTGWFTMVIAVELCDHVHVYGMVPPDYCSSPACSACPTTTMSPRGRMSVSPTSRTSTAARATTTASSLRRGSSHRGPSCMESPSPTPPGPRLPCLWGS; this is translated from the exons AT GTATAACCCCACATCCCTGCCCCCTGGGCCACCTGCAGCCCGCTGGAGAGAGATGAGTAGCAACAAA GAGCAGCGGTCAGCAGTGTTCGTGATCCTCTTTGCTCTCATCACCATCCTCATCCTCTACAGCTCCAACAGCGCCAGTGAGGTCTTCCATTACGGCTCCCTGCGGGGCCGCGGCCGCCGGCCTGCCAACCTCAAGAAGTGGGGCATCACTGACGGCTATGTCCCCATTCTTGGCAACAAG ACACTGCCCTCCCGGTGCCACCAGTGTGTGATTGTCACCAGCTCTAGCCACCTGCTGGGCACCAAGCTGGGCCCTGAGATCGAGCGGGCCGAGTGCACAATCCGCATGAACGATGCGCCCACCACGGGCTACTCAGCTGATGTGGGCAACAAGACCACCTTCCGCGTAGTGGCCCATTCCAGCGTATTCCGTGTGCTGCGAAGGCCCCAGGAGTTCGTCAACCGGACCCCTGAAACCATATTCATCTTCTGGGGCCCCCCAAACAAGATGCAGAAGCCCCAGGGCAGCCTCGTGCGTGTCATCCAGCGGGCAGGCCTGGTGTTCCCCAATATGGAGGCCTACGCTGTCTCTCCCGGCCGCATGCGCCAATTTGACGACCTCTTCCGGGGTGAGACAGGCAAGGACAG GGAAAAGTCCCATTCGTGGTTGAGCACTGGCTGGTTCACCATGGTGATTGCGGTGGAGCTGTGTGACCATGTGCACGTCTATGGCATGGTCCCCCCCGACTACTGCAG CAGCCCCGCCTGCAGCGCATGCCCTACCACTACTATGAGCCCAAGGGGCCGGATGAGTGTGTCACCTACATCCAGAACGAGCACAGCCGCAAGGGCAACCACCACCGCTTCATCACTGAGAAGAGGGTCTTCTCATCGTGGGCCCAGCTGTATGGAATcaccttctcccacccctcctggACCTAGGCTGCCCTGCCTGTGGGGCTCTTAG
- the ST6GALNAC6 gene encoding alpha-N-acetylgalactosaminide alpha-2,6-sialyltransferase 6 isoform X1: MACPRPLSQYNPTSLPPGPPAARWREMSSNKEQRSAVFVILFALITILILYSSNSASEVFHYGSLRGRGRRPANLKKWGITDGYVPILGNKTLPSRCHQCVIVTSSSHLLGTKLGPEIERAECTIRMNDAPTTGYSADVGNKTTFRVVAHSSVFRVLRRPQEFVNRTPETIFIFWGPPNKMQKPQGSLVRVIQRAGLVFPNMEAYAVSPGRMRQFDDLFRGETGKDREKSHSWLSTGWFTMVIAVELCDHVHVYGMVPPDYCSSPACSACPTTTMSPRGRMSVSPTSRTSTAARATTTASSLRRGSSHRGPSCMESPSPTPPGPRLPCLWGS, encoded by the exons ATGGCTTGCCCGAGGCCCCTCAGCCA GTATAACCCCACATCCCTGCCCCCTGGGCCACCTGCAGCCCGCTGGAGAGAGATGAGTAGCAACAAA GAGCAGCGGTCAGCAGTGTTCGTGATCCTCTTTGCTCTCATCACCATCCTCATCCTCTACAGCTCCAACAGCGCCAGTGAGGTCTTCCATTACGGCTCCCTGCGGGGCCGCGGCCGCCGGCCTGCCAACCTCAAGAAGTGGGGCATCACTGACGGCTATGTCCCCATTCTTGGCAACAAG ACACTGCCCTCCCGGTGCCACCAGTGTGTGATTGTCACCAGCTCTAGCCACCTGCTGGGCACCAAGCTGGGCCCTGAGATCGAGCGGGCCGAGTGCACAATCCGCATGAACGATGCGCCCACCACGGGCTACTCAGCTGATGTGGGCAACAAGACCACCTTCCGCGTAGTGGCCCATTCCAGCGTATTCCGTGTGCTGCGAAGGCCCCAGGAGTTCGTCAACCGGACCCCTGAAACCATATTCATCTTCTGGGGCCCCCCAAACAAGATGCAGAAGCCCCAGGGCAGCCTCGTGCGTGTCATCCAGCGGGCAGGCCTGGTGTTCCCCAATATGGAGGCCTACGCTGTCTCTCCCGGCCGCATGCGCCAATTTGACGACCTCTTCCGGGGTGAGACAGGCAAGGACAG GGAAAAGTCCCATTCGTGGTTGAGCACTGGCTGGTTCACCATGGTGATTGCGGTGGAGCTGTGTGACCATGTGCACGTCTATGGCATGGTCCCCCCCGACTACTGCAG CAGCCCCGCCTGCAGCGCATGCCCTACCACTACTATGAGCCCAAGGGGCCGGATGAGTGTGTCACCTACATCCAGAACGAGCACAGCCGCAAGGGCAACCACCACCGCTTCATCACTGAGAAGAGGGTCTTCTCATCGTGGGCCCAGCTGTATGGAATcaccttctcccacccctcctggACCTAGGCTGCCCTGCCTGTGGGGCTCTTAG
- the ST6GALNAC6 gene encoding alpha-N-acetylgalactosaminide alpha-2,6-sialyltransferase 6 isoform X4 has product MQLPGKEKHVEGPDPLSQSRQGEQRSAVFVILFALITILILYSSNSASEVFHYGSLRGRGRRPANLKKWGITDGYVPILGNKTLPSRCHQCVIVTSSSHLLGTKLGPEIERAECTIRMNDAPTTGYSADVGNKTTFRVVAHSSVFRVLRRPQEFVNRTPETIFIFWGPPNKMQKPQGSLVRVIQRAGLVFPNMEAYAVSPGRMRQFDDLFRGETGKDREKSHSWLSTGWFTMVIAVELCDHVHVYGMVPPDYCSSPACSACPTTTMSPRGRMSVSPTSRTSTAARATTTASSLRRGSSHRGPSCMESPSPTPPGPRLPCLWGS; this is encoded by the exons ATGCAGTTACCTGGCAAAGAAAAACATGTAGAGGGCCCAGATCCACTGTCACAGAGCAGACAAGGG GAGCAGCGGTCAGCAGTGTTCGTGATCCTCTTTGCTCTCATCACCATCCTCATCCTCTACAGCTCCAACAGCGCCAGTGAGGTCTTCCATTACGGCTCCCTGCGGGGCCGCGGCCGCCGGCCTGCCAACCTCAAGAAGTGGGGCATCACTGACGGCTATGTCCCCATTCTTGGCAACAAG ACACTGCCCTCCCGGTGCCACCAGTGTGTGATTGTCACCAGCTCTAGCCACCTGCTGGGCACCAAGCTGGGCCCTGAGATCGAGCGGGCCGAGTGCACAATCCGCATGAACGATGCGCCCACCACGGGCTACTCAGCTGATGTGGGCAACAAGACCACCTTCCGCGTAGTGGCCCATTCCAGCGTATTCCGTGTGCTGCGAAGGCCCCAGGAGTTCGTCAACCGGACCCCTGAAACCATATTCATCTTCTGGGGCCCCCCAAACAAGATGCAGAAGCCCCAGGGCAGCCTCGTGCGTGTCATCCAGCGGGCAGGCCTGGTGTTCCCCAATATGGAGGCCTACGCTGTCTCTCCCGGCCGCATGCGCCAATTTGACGACCTCTTCCGGGGTGAGACAGGCAAGGACAG GGAAAAGTCCCATTCGTGGTTGAGCACTGGCTGGTTCACCATGGTGATTGCGGTGGAGCTGTGTGACCATGTGCACGTCTATGGCATGGTCCCCCCCGACTACTGCAG CAGCCCCGCCTGCAGCGCATGCCCTACCACTACTATGAGCCCAAGGGGCCGGATGAGTGTGTCACCTACATCCAGAACGAGCACAGCCGCAAGGGCAACCACCACCGCTTCATCACTGAGAAGAGGGTCTTCTCATCGTGGGCCCAGCTGTATGGAATcaccttctcccacccctcctggACCTAGGCTGCCCTGCCTGTGGGGCTCTTAG
- the ST6GALNAC6 gene encoding alpha-N-acetylgalactosaminide alpha-2,6-sialyltransferase 6 isoform X5 has product MSSNKEQRSAVFVILFALITILILYSSNSASEVFHYGSLRGRGRRPANLKKWGITDGYVPILGNKTLPSRCHQCVIVTSSSHLLGTKLGPEIERAECTIRMNDAPTTGYSADVGNKTTFRVVAHSSVFRVLRRPQEFVNRTPETIFIFWGPPNKMQKPQGSLVRVIQRAGLVFPNMEAYAVSPGRMRQFDDLFRGETGKDREKSHSWLSTGWFTMVIAVELCDHVHVYGMVPPDYCSSPACSACPTTTMSPRGRMSVSPTSRTSTAARATTTASSLRRGSSHRGPSCMESPSPTPPGPRLPCLWGS; this is encoded by the exons ATGAGTAGCAACAAA GAGCAGCGGTCAGCAGTGTTCGTGATCCTCTTTGCTCTCATCACCATCCTCATCCTCTACAGCTCCAACAGCGCCAGTGAGGTCTTCCATTACGGCTCCCTGCGGGGCCGCGGCCGCCGGCCTGCCAACCTCAAGAAGTGGGGCATCACTGACGGCTATGTCCCCATTCTTGGCAACAAG ACACTGCCCTCCCGGTGCCACCAGTGTGTGATTGTCACCAGCTCTAGCCACCTGCTGGGCACCAAGCTGGGCCCTGAGATCGAGCGGGCCGAGTGCACAATCCGCATGAACGATGCGCCCACCACGGGCTACTCAGCTGATGTGGGCAACAAGACCACCTTCCGCGTAGTGGCCCATTCCAGCGTATTCCGTGTGCTGCGAAGGCCCCAGGAGTTCGTCAACCGGACCCCTGAAACCATATTCATCTTCTGGGGCCCCCCAAACAAGATGCAGAAGCCCCAGGGCAGCCTCGTGCGTGTCATCCAGCGGGCAGGCCTGGTGTTCCCCAATATGGAGGCCTACGCTGTCTCTCCCGGCCGCATGCGCCAATTTGACGACCTCTTCCGGGGTGAGACAGGCAAGGACAG GGAAAAGTCCCATTCGTGGTTGAGCACTGGCTGGTTCACCATGGTGATTGCGGTGGAGCTGTGTGACCATGTGCACGTCTATGGCATGGTCCCCCCCGACTACTGCAG CAGCCCCGCCTGCAGCGCATGCCCTACCACTACTATGAGCCCAAGGGGCCGGATGAGTGTGTCACCTACATCCAGAACGAGCACAGCCGCAAGGGCAACCACCACCGCTTCATCACTGAGAAGAGGGTCTTCTCATCGTGGGCCCAGCTGTATGGAATcaccttctcccacccctcctggACCTAGGCTGCCCTGCCTGTGGGGCTCTTAG
- the ST6GALNAC6 gene encoding alpha-N-acetylgalactosaminide alpha-2,6-sialyltransferase 6 isoform X2 produces the protein MACPRPLSQYNPTSLPPGPPAARWREMSSNKEQRSAVFVILFALITILILYSSNSASEVFHYGSLRGRGRRPANLKKWGITDGYVPILGNKTLPSRCHQCVIVTSSSHLLGTKLGPEIERAECTIRMNDAPTTGYSADVGNKTTFRVVAHSSVFRVLRRPQEFVNRTPETIFIFWGPPNKMQKPQGSLVRVIQRAGLVFPNMEAYAVSPGRMRQFDDLFRGETGKDREKSHSWLSTGWFTMVIAVELCDHVHVYGMVPPDYCSQQPRLQRMPYHYYEPKGPDECVTYIQNEHSRKGNHHRFITEKRVFSSWAQLYGITFSHPSWT, from the exons ATGGCTTGCCCGAGGCCCCTCAGCCA GTATAACCCCACATCCCTGCCCCCTGGGCCACCTGCAGCCCGCTGGAGAGAGATGAGTAGCAACAAA GAGCAGCGGTCAGCAGTGTTCGTGATCCTCTTTGCTCTCATCACCATCCTCATCCTCTACAGCTCCAACAGCGCCAGTGAGGTCTTCCATTACGGCTCCCTGCGGGGCCGCGGCCGCCGGCCTGCCAACCTCAAGAAGTGGGGCATCACTGACGGCTATGTCCCCATTCTTGGCAACAAG ACACTGCCCTCCCGGTGCCACCAGTGTGTGATTGTCACCAGCTCTAGCCACCTGCTGGGCACCAAGCTGGGCCCTGAGATCGAGCGGGCCGAGTGCACAATCCGCATGAACGATGCGCCCACCACGGGCTACTCAGCTGATGTGGGCAACAAGACCACCTTCCGCGTAGTGGCCCATTCCAGCGTATTCCGTGTGCTGCGAAGGCCCCAGGAGTTCGTCAACCGGACCCCTGAAACCATATTCATCTTCTGGGGCCCCCCAAACAAGATGCAGAAGCCCCAGGGCAGCCTCGTGCGTGTCATCCAGCGGGCAGGCCTGGTGTTCCCCAATATGGAGGCCTACGCTGTCTCTCCCGGCCGCATGCGCCAATTTGACGACCTCTTCCGGGGTGAGACAGGCAAGGACAG GGAAAAGTCCCATTCGTGGTTGAGCACTGGCTGGTTCACCATGGTGATTGCGGTGGAGCTGTGTGACCATGTGCACGTCTATGGCATGGTCCCCCCCGACTACTGCAG CCAGCAGCCCCGCCTGCAGCGCATGCCCTACCACTACTATGAGCCCAAGGGGCCGGATGAGTGTGTCACCTACATCCAGAACGAGCACAGCCGCAAGGGCAACCACCACCGCTTCATCACTGAGAAGAGGGTCTTCTCATCGTGGGCCCAGCTGTATGGAATcaccttctcccacccctcctggACCTAG
- the ST6GALNAC6 gene encoding alpha-N-acetylgalactosaminide alpha-2,6-sialyltransferase 6 isoform X6, translated as MACPRPLSQYNPTSLPPGPPAARWREMSSNKEQRSAVFVILFALITILILYSSNSASEVFHYGSLRGRGRRPANLKKWGITDGYVPILGNKGKVPFVVEHWLVHHGDCGGAV; from the exons ATGGCTTGCCCGAGGCCCCTCAGCCA GTATAACCCCACATCCCTGCCCCCTGGGCCACCTGCAGCCCGCTGGAGAGAGATGAGTAGCAACAAA GAGCAGCGGTCAGCAGTGTTCGTGATCCTCTTTGCTCTCATCACCATCCTCATCCTCTACAGCTCCAACAGCGCCAGTGAGGTCTTCCATTACGGCTCCCTGCGGGGCCGCGGCCGCCGGCCTGCCAACCTCAAGAAGTGGGGCATCACTGACGGCTATGTCCCCATTCTTGGCAACAAG GGAAAAGTCCCATTCGTGGTTGAGCACTGGCTGGTTCACCATGGTGATTGCGGTGGAGCTGTGTGA